Genomic DNA from Modestobacter versicolor:
CCGCGCCCAGGATGTTCAGCTCGAAGAAGTCACCGGTGCCGAAGAACTTGGCGACGACGCCACCGATCAGCGAGCCGACGACACCCAGCAGGAGGGTGGCCACGAGGCTGAGGTTCTGCTTGCCGGGCTTGATGAGGCGCGCGAGCGCCCCGACGACCAGGCCGAACACGAGGAATCCGATGATGCCCATGGCAGCGTCGGTTCCCACAAGATCAACCGCTCAAACGCGGCTCACCCGGGCGGGTCAGTCGGCGAGCTCGGCCAGCAGCCCCGCCAGCCGGGTCCGGCGCGGCCGGACGTCGACCTCCCGCACCGCCCGGGCCAGCGCCGCACCGCTGGCGTGCACGATCGACAGGTGCTTCTGGGCGCGGGTCAGCGCGGTGTAGACCAGCGGCCGGGAGAGCATCCCGCCCGCCTCCGGGGGCAGCACGACGACGACGCCCGGCCACTCCGAGCCCTGCGCCCGGTGCACGGTGATCGCCCAGCCGTGCCGGAGGTCCGACAGCGCGGAGCCGGTGACGGTGACCGGGCCGGAGCTGAAGTCGATCGACAGCGAGCCCTCGCCGGTGCC
This window encodes:
- a CDS encoding GlsB/YeaQ/YmgE family stress response membrane protein, with the translated sequence MGIIGFLVFGLVVGALARLIKPGKQNLSLVATLLLGVVGSLIGGVVAKFFGTGDFFELNILGAVVAIIAAVLLIGVAEGASGGRRRSVR